The genomic window CATGGAGTTTTCGAACATTTCAAGAAAAGAGGACGGCACAGATGCAGATGTTCCACTGATTTACCAAAGCCCAGTTCTAAATAAGCCACTAGGGGGTTTaaacttactccctgccccaagagctatacacCATTTCAGCTCATCAAATATTGGCACCGTTTGGTAAACTTACCCGAGGACTATCTGCTTCATGAAGCATACACTATCGTATTTTCTAATAATCATGACTGGATTAATTATGTGAAGGATATTCACACCTATCACGGCCTTGGATGTATATGGATGAATCCTAAGCGTTATAAAGTAGACTATATTGAACATCAACTCaactgcagactacaggatgcacatacacaagagtggtttagttgtgtCAGCAACAATTCAAAATTATCCCTTCTTCAcaaatgcaaaaatcattatgtacaagaaaaatatcttcatgatgtgaataatgttgaaatccgtaaagcgataacacatttgaaaattagtagccatagattgaatatagaaacaggtagatactttaatgtagctcccgaccaaactttaaggttttgcccattctgcccaaatcgaattgaagatgagtttcactttattatggaatgctctaaatatgatgccctacgcgatgagttattcgcctttctcaattcaagtacttcagattttaagacactcaatgccacatgTAGATTTGACTATGTATTTAGAtacaacagctcatacagtgttaaaataggcaaatatataaaatattgttttgttattagaaacaATAATGATACtaaaaattagcccaacttgaatcatgtaaaaccaaagatattcattttgttgtagtgaatagttttattccatacttctgtcttgttctatgtttactgttgttgccataatttgtacctgctacaatggtcgcgcaataaagttcttcttcaaaatcattaccatagcattTGCAATAAATTTGACTTCAAACTTTCAGCACACTTATAACATATAATGCAAAGTAGcccataatttgcataataaatattCTATTATCTGAAGCATCACCCATACTATCTACATGCCTTACATTATGATGAttcgtcaatccctgctggagttactCGTCTCGAAGGTgaaaacaaaaacgccaactgcagttccaaacaagcagctagggggccttaattcaCACCACGTACTTCCTGTCCCAAAAGCTATCTATCACTCAAAATGAACCTGCCGCCTGAAGAAAATTTGGCcgcaaactttgaagctccttCTCGGTACTTTTACTTGCTAGGACGCTCATTATCGAatttgaccttcctctttgacatccctacctatccactaaatatcgtgcacagccgtcaacagctcctcgagttatgctgtccacataaactcacacacatataaagcccgGTGCAGTACtataggaaagcgccagatgaatcATTTTCGAAATTGACCCCCGTTCCCACAtccgctactcacctaccaaaagtAGGAatatccatcaacgtttccgtcacttttaaCTGGcctatatacaaacacacaaaactgcaaagtccactgcagtactgttagaAAACGCAAGGTGAAAGATCTTTGTCCTCGACCTTCCTTCGCACAACTGCTACACACCTACATAaccatgaagatccatcaacggtttctcgacatacatacagacccaacCCACAGCTAGcataaccgaaaacataatcttctcggcgaataAAATCACCAGTATGTTCGACTCATGTCAATATATGTACTGAAACTAGTGCTCTTCATTGTGTCGCCTCTCACCCACAACTCATCTCTGCAAGGTCTCGCTTTACTGAAGTTAAATAGGGCGTGATTTCTGTCATACAAATATAGTAAGCAGAGTAACTTTATGAATTCCGAGGTAATTTTCTTGCATCGGTACCTCAAGAATAACTCATAGAAgctagatttagaaaaaaatccgAAGAGTGGCCAaaaaatatcaatgaaataACTAGAAAAATTTAAGTTTACAGAGTTGTCCCCTAGTCATGATCAAAGGATTGGAAATTGGGCTTCtataaatgatttttaacctaTCTATTCGTAATATATTTCTTGCCAAGATATCACAATATTATTAGTCCCATTTCCAACGCTCTAATTCTGTCCAACGTCTTTTAGCTTTAATTAAACATAATTCAATTCTCATGGTGTCTTATCTACGAGCTTAATTCCTTATATTCAATTAAGAAACTTTCCCTTGGCCACCGAGGTCTACTTAATGCATGCCTTTTGGTGATGGTTAAAGGAGGTGTCGACTTGAATATCAATTTTTCCCTTCTCATCTTTGCTTGAAGACAGAATCTTAAAGAGGTTTATGGAATatgtgcataatatatgcttttaTTAATATATTGGTACAAAATGCATTCTTGCAGCCGATCACATTTTTAAAAGTATTTCAATACTACACACAACGTGTAAACTAAAACATAGAATCAAACGGTTACATAAGTAccttcattgtcaataaaagCAACAAACCTGTTATGTGTTCTATTTCTGTACTTTATGAGCTTTCTTTGAAAAGCGCTGGAGCATTCCATTACGTTGAAGCAGGAAGCAAAGATTGTAATACAAGAAATATATTGGTAACGACATGCATAACATATTATTGCTCAGCCGAGGTGTGACTATGTACTAAATGCAGGGCATCAATTCATTTTTGTCTCGCATTGATAGCTTATACATTTACTACATGTGCATTTTTTATCGAAAATGTATTTTGCGCGTATTAtctgaaaacaaaggaaaagggGGCGTTCTACAAAGCAATATTGCCCATCGTAATAACGTTACTTCGCAATAATCCGGTACATGCGTTTCTTATCAGTGAAAGAGCTGGAAGCTGGCAGAGTTCTGTAGGTCAAGCCTGACTAACCAGATTACGCGGTTAGATCAGGCGTGCTCTCTACAGTCTGGTCGGCGCCTGGTAGGCAGCATTAATGCCGGGTGAACATGTGGTTCTGGCAAAGCAGTTTGTTATCAGCTACATGACCGAATAGTACAATATAGTAGTAGTATGTGCATGTGAGTTCATCGTAGAAATTACAACGGCTATTTGTTTTTACAATTATAAAAGTAATATAGACTAATTTGACATATCATAAGTCTTCTTTGATAAGTCCCATTTCACTTGTGATATAAGCGTTGAATAACAACGCTTGAAAACACATTGGACATAGGATATTCGAAGCGTAACTACACTTTAGTTTTGTTGACAAAACGTATCAAAAGGGTAAGAAAATGTCCTTTTATTGAGCTAATTAATTGCAGGAACATGTCTGCAAAATGATGTAGATCATATAATCAACTCTGCGACTGGATTAATTTTGCTAGAATGCTGCTCAAATTTTCCTTCagaccatcttaattttatggatgatatccgcaCGCGCACTGATTTTCAcctgttctaaaaaaaatggaagtgGCTGCTGATATGATGATCTTGTCAGCAGCAGAAAAGATTGCACTTGCGAAGTGGAacaatctgcactgctgacaggatcattttgaaaatctaaattTCCGGATGAAATGTGTTTGCCTGCTATTCCCCCATATGTTAGAGACGTACAGCTACTTAGATCAAAATCACACGTGTCTGTGAATTCACATTGAATTTATTGAACATGACAGGATTCAGTAATCAATATGactagtgggaggggggtggggttCTTTGTAAAGTCCGTCTCGGTCCGACCGACTCAGTTTTTAGCATACCAAGTGAGTCAGTTGTGACagcgaagctggcgtgttacatCGAAGGGTGGTTATAGTAACTTATACCGGCTAAACAGATCGATACATAACGAACggctgttagtgttacttgCATGTCAAGCATGGCTAAGTTCAGTGTAGAAAGCTCGGGTGGGAGTAGCCGTGGCGAGTCGTGTTTGCTTGTATATTATAGTGTCCTCAATCTGATGTCGCTGCGGCTAGGGTTGGAGTAACCTGACATCCAGTCTACCGTGGATAGGCCAGGCTCGCTTCGGGGCTGAAGCGGTTTTCCTCCGCAGGGATAATCAGGGATGGCTGCGTTAGGACTCAGGGGCTTTACACGACAAACTACTACCGGGTGACAAAGATATCACGGCAGCGGAAAACGCCTTCCGTCCCGCCGAGTGCCCGGCCTATTACGCCCGGCCTAACGACAATCTAGACCGGATTCAAAGTTAGGTAGGTCTAGGGTTGAAGTTATCTAGGCATGCACTCGACGTAACGTTCGAACACGCTATACGTTAACGCATGTTGAAATTTGGCGGCTGACATGACATTAGAGACAAACCCCCAATATACGTAGCGTCCTAAATACGTCCCACGCATCGGTTTACGCCCAGATGAACAAGTTAAAATTGTAAAACATCCAGTGAAACACCAATATCCGTTGGTACAGTCGCATATGCCAACAATTCTTTGAGAAAAgggaaaatcctgtcagcagtgggaAGATCCTGTTAGCAGTAGAAACATTAcattgctgacaggatgatcctgtcagcagtgcagatttccCCACTGCTGACAGGGTCGTCCTGTCTGCAGTACAGATTTTTCCAGGATaaccctgtcagcagtgcaagtTTTACAtttgctgacaggatgatcctgtcagcagtgcacatttttctactgttgacaggatggtCGCGCGAATAGCCCCAGGCTAGTATAAACATTTCACGCGGCCCAGGTCTGCCGTTAACGACAACGTCCCGTTTTGCGGCCCGAGCTTGAGTCCACAGCAGGTGTCTACTGTGCACCATTGTCTTACCTGCTCCCTTCCTTGTGTAATAAAGACACACGATGTCGCTCCTAGTGCGGGTCAGTCTGTTGGTGTTACTCGGTGCCGTTGCCGTCGGAATCTACTGGAACTACGATGGCTTCGATCCGGGTAAGTTGCTGTGTTGATTTACCTTTACATTTAAATGCCAATAAACAACAGTAGTTTGGAGCAATTTTTAGGGACAGTCGTGGATGTGTGGAACAAAATTCTATCATGTCTTGTATATGAAAATTCTTTCGTGGATCTCTGTCGACGATTGTTTCTATCATAACCCTGACGTAAATCCTACGACAAAATACATCGTGTATAGAATGTGACATAACGGTTTGGACTTATGTTTTACAAGATGTGTTCCGTCTTAGTTGATCCAGATGAGATAATCCTTTACTTAGAGTGGGCGTGGCGGTATGTGAGGccaacagtactagtattgttTGTGATACTACGTTCCCGTTTCTCTCTTTGATGCAGTACTTTTAATTAACAATATTGTGACTAACTATAACGTGGGTTAGTTTGGTGATGGTACGTAGTGCTGCAGCTGTATGGGTTTTCCATTTCCAACGTTGATTTAGATTTTAAGTCTTGCAGGTTGCCAAATAATTAGTCCTCAACTtaaaaaatagaaatagattCAACTCCCACTTCAAATGCTCCCAGATGACCCCACGAGGGGCAaagtattgggggggggggggcggtcaAGGGCTAAGGCGAACGGCACGgcaagactcaacggtgggagccgtcacaactgtgccaggcagggcattccattGGAGAATGGCAATTTTATGCTTAGGACTACTTTTAATTTTGCCACTTCCGGACACACCGTACGTTGTACCTGATGTGATGTTTTAATCATCGTTGACAACGTCAAACGTCCAACAACAGGAATACTTTCTGGATTTGCCCAGGCTATCAAGTTAAAACGTTATCAAACATCAAGAAAACTTAGAGTCAAGATATTTGGTGCCTCCGGTTTGGGAATATTGTGTGTCTAAGACACGCAAGCGTGGGAATGCTTTGCCTGTGTGttttaggtaacgttacaatgttAACAAGCAAAACATTCACACGCGTGTGTGTTTTAGGTTTACCATATATCCTGGCCGGAGGCGCCATCATATTTTGACTCAAGTTTCGTTTAAGGCTTGAATATTCTCCTTTTCTCAGGATTCACCGGTTACTAGTCCTTATAAAGATCATTAATGTATGACATaatcaatacaaacaaacaaacaaacaaacaagacatggTTGACATTGTCCCTTAGAATCTGTACGCGGTGCAACAGTCGTCATCACGGGCTGCAGTACCGGTATCGGCGAAGAGATGGCGTACCAGTACGCCCGGCTGGGAGCAAAGATCCTCATCACAGCCAGGAGGGAGAACAGGCTGAAGGAGGTGGGAAGACTCTGTTTTGCACAGTGTCGTTTTGATTAACCTTCCAAACACCGCAAAAAAGTTTTTGGAAGTTTTGCCTTCTACCTTCGTGAAAACGAAGGTATCGTTTTCgttttgttttggtgtgtgtccgcagttatttgaatattgtattgAGTGACAGGATGTTCGGCGGAAGATGGTGTAGCCGGAGATTGGCAGGATGAAAGATTAGTTCGGCCCGGGTTCAAAATTGCATTGGGATGAAAATGCACAGAGAGAATTAGCGAGTAATATGcaatgatgaataaaacaataGATTCACAAAAACCATTTGTTTATGGAGGCATGAGATATTCGAATTCTTAATCCTGCGGCCGGTGTTTCGGTGCAAGAATTGGACTGATCAGCCACGCCCACACCCACAAGGGCGACTGAAGTCGAGGTCTTCATCGacaacgatggacgaacatcatcaaTCGTAATGTATTTGTAAATGACAAATTGCTAAGCCTAGTGGAAGTAGGAAAATCTAACTTAGAGGCTGTCATTAAATATATATGTCTCTGTCGTTTGGTTTTCTCTTAGGTCGTAGCGAAGGCGAAGTCTCTGGGTGCCCAGGAGGCGCACTATGTGGCCGGGGACATGGGGAAGGCGGAGGACTGTGAGAGAACAATTCAAACAGCCAAGGAGATATTCGGTAAGGTGATAAGCTCTCTCAAGAAGTTTAAGACAAATGGTGTAAGAGGGTATTTGACGTGGACAGAGTTATCCTCTCAATTTGCAACCAACGGCCGAAGCTCTACTCCAAAGACCGGCCAAAGCCTTAGACCAAATATTCCCCATATTTCGGCCTATTTCCATGGTTTCAGTTCACAAAGAGGTTAAGTAAAGGCTACTATTTGTGCAATAAGGACATTTTATTGTGACAAAAGTAAACCTAAGATTTGACATCTTTTCCAGGTCAGTTGGACTACTTGGTACTGAATCACGTGGGGTCAAGGTTCAAATCTACTGAGGACGTGTTTATCGATATGCGCAGGGGCAAGTCGTGGGACCAGGACCCGGATATGGACTTCTTCGTGGACTTCTTAAACATCAGCTTGGTCAGTTACGTCCGGCTGGCCTCCCTGGCCCTGCCTCTGCTGAAGGAGAGCAGCGGACACATCGTGGTCATCGGGTCTATAGCAGGTAAGATTGATAAAGAAGAGCGAAGGATACATCCTGTCCTCTATTTTGGTTAAACTCGCTTTATAGGGCACACCGACTTGATTATACAGATGTCAGGATGGCACCCGCAGGACactgcaaaattgatgcgagcgtgacaaaagaataaaagattAGAGATTTACTTCGTTGTGAAATCTAAGTGATTAGGAAGTTTTAACAAGTGACTAGAAATACAACTCGACATAATTGAAGAATACAAGAGGGATAACGAAAGATAGTCAAGAGTAAACAAGACCAGTTGGTTTGCAATCAACCACGACAAAAACTTCCTTTACAATCAACAAAAGTGTGAACGAAATCTTTAACAGTTACAGAGAATAAAGTGGATCCTCGTAGTAGTAAAGAGCATACAAGTCTGGTGACTGTTATTGTGATATCAAGTTGCAAGGCAGTTGCTACATCAACAGATAGAGGACCAGGTTGTCAGTTGAATATATGGAGTTTACCCATGATAtgtagtaggcatccttccatcttttcagatgagGGTAGCACTCTGGATTCGGCAGCTTCTCATGTGGCTCTGAAGTCCAATCCTGGCGTGACAGTCTCGGCCACAGTTTGGACATATGAAGTCAGAGGAGTTCTGAAGCTGCtgtctctcttttcttctttgtcttctttgctCTAGTTACTTCTTTCgttttgtctgaccctttgcTAGACCCGCACTGACTTCATGGCGCCATCTGTTGCGGTCTGCTGCGATTTGTTCCCAGCTGGCAGGGTCTATGTCAGTTAGCTTCAGGTCTCGTTTACAAACGTCTCTGAAACGCAGTGCAGATCGTCCTACTGGGCGTTTCGCTGTAGCAATTTCACTGTACAGAATGTCCTTGGGATGCGCCCATCCTTCATTCTGGATACATGCCCCAACCAGCGTAGACGTCGCTGGCAGAGGAGAAGGTGCATGCTCAGGGAGCAAGAACGTTCCAGAACAGTGGTGTTGGGTATTCTATCCTTCCAGGAAATACCAAGAATGCGCCTCAAACAACGAAGGTGAAAACTTTCAAGGCGGTTTTCTTGTCTGGCATAAGTGGTCCAGGACTCACTACCGTACAGAAGAGTACAAAGAACACACGCACGGTACACTTTGAGTTTTGTGTTAAGTGTCAGGTGATTGTTGTCCCACACTCTCACCCCGAGTTGAGTCATCACTCCTGCAGCCCTGGCTATCCGTCTGTCGATTTCCTTGTCAAGGGACAGGTTGCTGGTGACCGTTGAACCAAGATAGGTGAAGTGGTCTGTCACTTCAAGCACTTCTGTTCCTATGGTGATGACAGGTGGCTTAGGGACATCTTGGCCCATGACTACTGTTTTCTTGATACTGGTGGTCAGTGCAAATTCCCTGCAGGCGTGTGCAAACTGGTTGAGCATCTGTTGCAGCTCGTGCTCGACGTGTGCTGACAGTGCTGCATCGTCGGCGAACAACAGTTCTCTGATCAGCACTGTGCGGACCTTTGTCTTGGCTCTCAGTCGGGCCAGGTTGAACAGTTTCCCATCTCTGCGGGTGTGTAGGTGGACTCCTTGTGTGGAGTGACCAAATGGAAAGTTCAGCAGCAGAGAGAAAAAGATCACAAACAAAGTCGGCGCAAGAACACACCCTTGTTTCACACCAGACCGGATTGTGAAGGGTTCAGAGGTCTCCCCGTCGTAGCTGACCACACCCTGCATGTTCTCGTGGAAGGAGATGATGATGCTAAGCAGCTGTGGGGGACAACCGATCTTCTGCAGTAGCTGAAACAGTCCTCTCCTACTGACAAGGTCAGAAGCCTTCGTCAGGTCGATAAAGGTGATGTATAACGGCCTCTGCTGCTCGCGACACTTCTCTTGAAGCTGGCGTACGGAGAAAATCATGTCTGTTGTGGATCTCTGGGCGCGGAACCAACACTGAGATTCAGGGTTGACCCTGTCGGCCAATACCTGAAGGCGCTAAAGGACCACTTTGGCAAAGGCTTTTCCCACGATGCTAAGCAGAGAGATGCCTCTGTAGCTGTATCCCCTTGgcatagtttctactacttttctcaaaacgttaaatcgcgggcggatttaatcacttccaaagtgccaaaattgtcaatctgaaaacatcttttggaagcttacaccttccaccatctcactggcgagtttgtttggtcagatgtagtcgtttacgcaagttagaaagcgatttgtcgggtcatggctgatacgaatctgagtttcaatgcgattcacgtggtttgattggtcggggtgagaaTACAATTCCACCCAGCGAGCCATCTGCTTGTCCTTGTCAGTAAGGATCTCGCCAGTCGATGCTTTAAGGGGTGCACACTTTTTGATTGGTTTTCCTGTTGCTTGTTTGATGCCCTCGTACATTTTTCTTATGTTACCACTGTCCGCTGCAAACTGGATACGTTCTTACAGCAGAAGCCAGTAGTTGTTTGCACAGCGGCGTGAGGTTTGCTGAGCTTTGTGTCGGGCGGCTTTTAAGGCTTGTAGGTTCTGACTGCTCGGGTTTTGTTTGTAGCTGAGCAGTGCTTTACGTTTCAGGTCAATAATAGGTTCCAACATAGAGATGTGTGATTCAAACCAGTCTGTGTTTTTTCGTTCCTTCTTTCCATAGGTCTGGACGGCTGCACGGTGGATGGTCTAACTCAGTGATTCCCACCTGTGCTCTGCGTCATGAGTCTGGACAATGTTCAGACTTTCTTCGACACATTAATTAATTCTAGGAACGTCTGGTTTTTGTTTGGAAGGAAGGTTTTTCTGACGTCTATTCTTGGCTGGCCTATCTTCTTAGTGTGATACAGTCTCTTGGGCCTTATTGTTGTCCTTTAGGCAACAAGTGAGTGGTCAGTGTCGCAGTCTGCACTGTGGTATGCTCTTGTGTTGCAGACACTGTTTAAAGAAGTGCGTCGTGTGATGACTAGATCCAACTGGTGCCAGTGTTGCGATCTGGGGTGTCGCCAGGATGCTTTATGGATAGCTTTGTTTTGGAAGAAAGTGTTTGTTACACAAAGATTGTGGTAGCAGCAAAGCTCAAGGAGCCTCTGCCCGTCCGTTATCGTCCAATCCCATGGTGACCCAGCACAGTCTGCCAACTATGGTCTGCGCCCACCCTGGCATTGAAGTCCCCCAGGACGAAGATGTGCTCTGATGCTGGGATTTCCTGAACAGCCTTGTCTAGTTGCTCATAGAACTGATCCTTGGCTTCAGGTGTGGCCTGTAGTGTTggcgcatacacacacacgaggTTTGCAGGACCTTCATGTGTGGAAAGGCGTAGTGTAAGGATTCGTTCTGTGCCTCCCGTAGGGGGTTCTATCATGTGCAGCATGGTGTTTCTAACGGCAAAGCCAACCCCATGTTCTCAGGTTTCATCCCTTGCTTTCCCTTGCCAGAAGAAGGTATAGGAGTCCTCCTCTAGGGACCCACTGTCAGGAAGTCTTGTTTCTTGCAAGGCAACTATATCAATGTTCAATCTGTAGAGTTCACGACCAATCACTGCAGTCTTACGAAAGTCCTGTATATCTCTTAAGTCGTCGGATAGACCAGTACGCATATTTCGTACGTTTCAGCTTGCAATACGAATGGCTGGAGTTTTCTGTTTACTTCTGTCATTTCTTACTTTATGGTCTGGTGCATGGCATACAACCCACCTGTCGAGTAAGACTCTAAGCTCCACACACCCAATGAAGCAGGCAAGTCGTGACGGGTCAGCACCTAACTGGCCGGGGGCTGGCGGTAGCTGACCAGTAGGATTTCAAGGATCCTTCCCACTGTCGAAGACAACCCGTGGCGTCCAGCTCTACGTCAATTCAGCAAGGACTTATAACCCGTAGACTGCTGTCTTCTGGTTTGTTTTTCGCCCCCAGGAATGGGGGAGACTAGAGTGGCCTCTCCAGAGTGCTGGCCTGGGCGTCTGTATGGAGGTCTTGCGCTGCCCAAAAACACAACAGGACCCCCCTCTCTGCCTCTCCGGCGTGGTCCGAGGGAACGCGAAGCGTGACACTCGGCGACGGTTTGGCTGCAGGAGTTGCCGGAAGGATGTCAGCGTTTGACAGTCGACCGCCTCACGTACTCCACTCCGGATTTTCTGTCTCGGTTGACTCCCGTAGCCTTTTCCAGGACTGGCTATGGCCGCAAGGCAGCGAAGGTTTTTGAATGAGGGTTTTCCTTCCCCTAGACGAACTGCCATCCAAGGCTGACGAGCTCCGTCTACCCGTGGTCCATCCTTTAGCGACTATCCAATCTCCACCCCCTCATTCGAGGTTACAGAGTAGGGACGGTACACCTACCCCAGGACTAGGAAATTGGCACATTCGGGCTCTCACACGACAAGGCGGATGGACCGGGAGCCGATGTTTGGGTATCCCCATGATGAGAGCCGTGATGTGTAATACGTAGCGAATAATTCCTTGACTGATACTGAGCTTTGAGTACATGTGTTGCATGGCGGATTGTTACAGGTAAAGTGTTCCGGATGAATACAATACGACTGAAATATGGAAAAGTAAATGTTTCAGTTTTACAACGGCGAACAGCAAGTTGAAACTGATCGGTGAAGCAAAGAGATCTAATAGGTAAATCAACTTTAACAAAACGAGAAATATCAATGAGATCAAAACTTTTTGCATGGTGTTGAATCAGATGGTGGTTTAATTGAAGCTTTGCACCA from Branchiostoma lanceolatum isolate klBraLanc5 chromosome 4, klBraLanc5.hap2, whole genome shotgun sequence includes these protein-coding regions:
- the LOC136434077 gene encoding hydroxysteroid 11-beta-dehydrogenase 1-like protein translates to MSLLVRVSLLVLLGAVAVGIYWNYDGFDPESVRGATVVITGCSTGIGEEMAYQYARLGAKILITARRENRLKEVVAKAKSLGAQEAHYVAGDMGKAEDCERTIQTAKEIFGQLDYLVLNHVGSRFKSTEDVFIDMRRGKSWDQDPDMDFFVDFLNISLVSYVRLASLALPLLKESSGHIVVIGSIADEGSTLDSAASHVALKSNPGVTVSATVWTYEVRGVLKLLSLFSSLSSLL